One genomic window of Coffea eugenioides isolate CCC68of chromosome 1, Ceug_1.0, whole genome shotgun sequence includes the following:
- the LOC113766039 gene encoding BTB/POZ domain-containing protein At5g48800, whose protein sequence is MDKHHQQLPLAKCSRQQRCSEWVFRDVPSDITIEVDGGTFSLHKFPLVSRSGRIRKLVAEHRDSDISRVELLSLPGGSESFELAAKFCYGVNFEITAANVAQLCCISDYLEMTEEFSKNNLGTRAGEYLESVVCKNLEMCVEVLQQCENLLPLADELKIVSRCIDAIASKACVEQIASSFSRLEYSSSGRLHMSRQAKCEGDWWIEDLSILRIDLYQRVITAMKCRGVRPESIGASLVNYAQKELTKKCSLWNPSNQQKVDLVSGLNGHERLVVEAIVSLLPIEKFAVPITFLFGLLRSAVMLDCTVACRLDLERRIGSQLDIATLDDLLIPSFRHANDTLFDVDTVHRILVNFSQQDDSEEDMEDGSVFDSDSPPSPSQSAMFKVSKLVDNYLAEIAPDANLKLNKFIAVADSLPAHARTIHDGLYRATDVYLKAHQSLSDPDRRKLCKLIDFQKLSQEAGAHAAQNERLPLQSIVQVLYFEQLRLRNALFCSYPDDDHKPLHQSWRISSGALSAAMSPRDNYASLRRENRELKLELARLRMRLNDLEKEHVCMKKSMERSNSRKFMSSFSKKMGKLNFFGHSSSKESSSPSKQSQRTDSKLTERT, encoded by the exons ATGGACAAACACCATCAGCAGCTGCCACTGGCCAAATGCTCGCGGCAGCAGCGATGCAGCGAATG GGTATTTCGAGATGTTCCAAGTGACATAACAATAGAAGTAGATGGTGGAACATTCTCACTGCACAAG TTTCCTCTGGTGTCACGAAGTGGGCGAATCCGTAAATTAGTTGCAGAACACCGGGATTCTGATATATCGAGAGTGGAGCTTCTTAGCCTGCCAGGCGGTTCAGAGTCCTTTGAGCTGGCTGCCAAGTTCTGCTACGGTGTCAACTTTGAGATTACTGCAGCAAATGTTGCCCAGTTATGTTGCATCTCTGACTACCTTGAAATGACTGAGGAATTTTCGAAGAATAATCTTGGTACACGAGCTGGAGAATATCTTGAGAGTGTTGTCTGCAAGAACCTTGAAATGTGTGTTGAAGTCCTGCAGCAATGTGAAAACTTGCTTCCGTTGGCTGATGAATTGAAAATTGTAAGTCGGTGCATTGATGCAATAGCCTCAAAAGCTTGTGTGGAACAAATAGCTTCAAGTTTCTCACGCTTAGAGTACAGTAGCTCAGGAAGACTTCATATGAGCCGGCAGGCCAAGTGTGAAGGAGACTGGTGGATAGAAGATCTTTCCATTCTCCGGATTGATTTGTATCAAAGAGTCATAACAGCAATGAAATGTCGTGGTGTCAGACCTGAAAGCATTGGGGCGTCACTTGTAAATTATGCTCAGAAGGAGTTGACGAAGAAATGTAGCTTATGGAATCCATCTAACCAGCAAAAAGTTGACTTGGTTTCTGGTTTGAATGGGCATGAAAGGCTTGTGGTTGAGGCAATAGTTAGCCTTCTTCCTATTGAGAAATTTGCAGTTCCTATAACTTTCCTTTTTGGGTTGTTGCGAAGTGCTGTGATGCTTGATTGTACTGTAGCTTGCCGGCTAGATCTTGAGAGGCGAATAGGATCTCAATTAGACATAGCTACTCTAGATGATCTTTTAATTCCATCTTTTCGCCATGCCAATGATACATTATTTGATGTTGATACAGTGCATAGAAtcttggtgaatttttctcAGCAAGATGACAGTGAGGAAGATATGGAAGATGGATCTGTATTTGATTCTGATAGTCCTCCTTCCCCTTCCCAAAGTGCAATGTTCAAGGTATCAAAGTTAGTGGACAATTACCTGGCTGAAATTGCACCCGACGCAAATCTCAAACTCAATAAATTCATAGCAGTTGCAGATTCTTTACCAGCTCATGCACGCACTATTCATGATGGTTTGTATCGAGCAACTGATGTTTACCTCAAA GCTCACCAAAGTTTATCAGATCCAGACAGGAGGAAGCTCTGCAAACTGATAGATTTTCAAAAACTCTCACAAGAAGCTGGTGCCCATGCTGCACAAAATGAACGCCTTCCCCTCCAATCAATCGTCCAAGTGCTTTATTTCGAACAGTTAAGGCTCCGAAATGCCTTATTTTGCTCCTATCCTGATGATGACCACAAGCCATTGCACCAATCATGGAGGATTAGCAGTGGTGCTCTAAGTGCTGCAATGTCTCCTCGAGATAATTATGCATCACTCAGGCGAGAGAACAGGGAACTTAAACTTGAACTGGCTCGGTTGCGGATGAGATTGAATGATTTGGAGAAAGAACATGTTTGTATGAAGAAAAGTATGGAAAGGTCTAATTCTCGCAAGTTCATGAGTTCTTTTTCGAAGAAGATGGGGAAATTGAACTTCTTTGGCCATAGTTCTTCAAAGGAGTCAAGTTCTCCATCAAAACAGTCACAAAGAACTGACTCCAAGCTAACAGAGAGAACATGA
- the LOC113765128 gene encoding cytochrome b5 — MGSETKAFTLSQVSEHNHSKDCWLVIGGKVYDVTKFLEDHPGGDEVLLSATGKDATDDFEDVGHSTSARAMMDEMCVGEIDTSTIPSRTKYTPPNQPHYNQDKTSEFVIKLLQFLVPLIILGVAVGIRFYTKSSA, encoded by the exons ATGGGTAGCGAAACAAAGGCCTTCACCCTGTCTCAAGTTTCTGAGCACAACCATTCCAAGGACTGTTGGCTCGTCATTGGTGGCAAG GTATATGATGTGACAAAATTCTTGGAAGACCATCCTGGAGGTGATGAGGTTTTGTTATCTGCAACAG GGAAGGATGCAACGGATGATTTTGAGGATGTGGGCCACAGCACCAGTGCAAGAGCAATGATGGATGAGATGTGTGTAGGTGAGATTGATACATCAACCATCCCTTCCAGAACCAAGTACACCCCGCCCAACCAGCCTCACTACAACCAGGACAAGACATCGGAGTTCGTCATCAAGCTCCTCCAGTTCTTGGTTCCTTTGATCATATTGGGGGTGGCTGTTGGCATCCGTTTCTATACCAAATCATCAGCTTGA
- the LOC113763554 gene encoding 60S ribosomal protein L13a-2 produces the protein MVSGSGICAKRVVVDARHHMLGRLASIIAKELLNGQKVVVVRCEEICLSGGLVRQKMKYLRFLRKRMNTKPSHGPIHFRAPSKILWRTIRGMIPHKTKRGAAALARLKVYEGVPPPYDKTKRMVIPDALKVLRLQAGHKYCLLGRLSSEVGWNHADTIRELEAKRKERAQATYERRKQLTRLRIKAEKAAEEKLGSQLDILSSVKY, from the exons ATGGTGTCGGGATCAGGAATCTGTGCGAAGCGAGTGGTGGTGGACGCGCGCCACCACATGCTGGGGCGATTGGCGTCCATTATAGCTAAGGAGCTGCTTAATGGGCAGAAAGTGGTGGTGGTCCGATGCGAGGAGATCTGCCTCTCCGGCGGTCTCGTTCGTCAGAAAATGAAGTACCTCCGATTCCTCCGCAAGCGCATGAACACCAAACCTTCCCATGGCCCTATCCATTTCCGCGCCCCTTCTAAAATCCTCTGGCGCACCATCCGAGG GATGATTCCGCATAAAACCAAGAGAGGAGCAGCTGCCCTGGCGAGGTTGAAGGTGTACGAGGGAGTACCTCCGCCCTACGATAAAACCAAGAGGATGGTTATTCCTGATGCTCTCAA GGTTTTAAGGCTCCAGGCTGGTCACAAGTACTGCTTGCTGGGCCGGCTATCATCTGAAGTTGGGTGGAACCACGCTGATACAATCAGG GAGCTAGAGGCTAAGAGAAAGGAGAGGGCCCAGGCAACGTATGAGAGGAGGAAGCAGCTGACAAGACTCAGAATCAAGGCTGAGAAAGCTGCTGAAGAGAAACTTGGTTCCCAACTAGACATTCTCAGCTCTGTCAAGTACTGA